In the genome of Triticum urartu cultivar G1812 chromosome 5, Tu2.1, whole genome shotgun sequence, one region contains:
- the LOC125507759 gene encoding bidirectional sugar transporter SWEET16-like produces MNSTLFIIGVIGNIISVLVFISPIPTFWRIVRSKSTEDFEAAPYVLTLLNTLLWLYYGLTKPDGLLVATVNGFGAVMETIYLVLFLVYAADKGKRVKTAKLVAALDIGFFGVVFVATTFAIGGLDMKIMVIGLICACLSVFMYGSPLAAVRRVIASRSVEYMPFFLSFFLFLNGGVWATYAILDKDVFLGVPNGTGCFLGGIQLVIYAVYMNSKVASHSHSHGSDEAAYDASASLLSSKASRHGQDDVATRV; encoded by the exons ATGAACTCCACTCTCTTCATCATCGGCGTCATAG GGAACATCATCTCGGTTCTGGTCTTCATTTCTCCCAT CCCGACGTTCTGGAGGATCGTGAGGAGCAAGTCGACGGAGGACTTCGAGGCGGCGCCGTACGTGCTCACGCTGCTCAACACGCTGCTATGGCTCTACTACGGCCTCACCAAGCCGGACGGCCTGCTTGTCGCCACCGTCAACGGCTTCGGCGCCGTCATGGAGACCATCTACCTCGTGCTCTTCCTCGTCTACGCCGCCGACAAAGGCAAAAGG GTTAAAACTGCAAAGTTGGTGGCAGCTTTGGACATTGGATTTTTCGGGGTCGTTTTCGTGGCCACAACATTTGCCATTGGTGGGCTGGACATGAAAATCATGGTTATTGGCTTGATATGTGCATGCCTTAGCGTGTTCATGTACGGGTCCCCACTCGCTGCCGTG AGAAGGGTGATCGCTTCAAGGAGCGTGGAGTACATgcccttcttcctctccttcttcctcttcctcaatGGAGGGGTCTGGGCCACGTATGCCATACTCGACAAAGATGTCTTCCTTGGG GTCCCTAATGGAACAGGCTGCTTCTTGGGAGGCATCCAGCTGGTTATCTATGCGGTGTACATGAACAGTAAGGTCGCCTCTCACTCTCACTCTCACGGCAGTGATGAGGCAGCATACGATGCTTCggcttctcttctctcctctaaGGCCAGCAGACATGGCCAGGACGATGTAGCCACTCGTGTTTAG